A stretch of Synechococcus sp. WH 8020 DNA encodes these proteins:
- the prmA gene encoding 50S ribosomal protein L11 methyltransferase — protein MWWRLSLPLPPLLEESLLWKLESLGLYRLAVQYAPESPDQRTLLAWLPASEWPQDQREQLLNSLRPMADTFGLALADPLWEELADEDWSLSWKKHWQPDPVGQRLLILPAWLQVPDEHAHRLVLKMDPGSAFGTGSHPTTRLCLEALQAMPPHHQRVADLGCGSGVLGLASLALGADEVLAADTDSLAVRATTDNAALNGLKAEQLSVSHGSIDTLATLLNGDAADLLLCNILAPVIEALAPQFTSVIKSTGRGLLSGLLVDQAPRLIEVLAECGWQAKLIGEQGRWGLLEISPLF, from the coding sequence ATGTGGTGGCGTCTCTCCCTACCCCTGCCTCCCCTCCTTGAGGAGTCTCTCCTTTGGAAGTTGGAGTCCCTAGGGCTGTATCGCCTGGCTGTTCAATATGCCCCGGAGTCGCCAGATCAGCGCACGTTGCTCGCATGGCTACCGGCATCTGAATGGCCGCAGGATCAACGGGAGCAGTTGCTGAACAGTCTTCGCCCGATGGCGGATACGTTCGGACTTGCCTTGGCAGATCCACTTTGGGAGGAGCTGGCCGACGAAGATTGGAGTCTTAGTTGGAAAAAGCACTGGCAACCGGATCCCGTGGGTCAGCGTTTGTTGATCCTTCCTGCATGGCTACAGGTCCCCGATGAGCACGCCCACCGCTTGGTTTTGAAGATGGACCCAGGAAGTGCTTTTGGGACCGGCAGCCATCCAACCACCCGGCTCTGCCTTGAAGCTCTTCAGGCGATGCCGCCACACCACCAGCGGGTGGCCGATTTGGGCTGTGGGAGTGGAGTTTTGGGCTTGGCTTCCTTGGCGCTTGGCGCGGATGAGGTTTTAGCTGCCGATACCGATTCACTGGCGGTTCGAGCAACGACAGACAACGCTGCTCTCAATGGTTTGAAGGCCGAGCAACTCAGCGTTAGCCATGGATCGATCGACACGCTTGCGACTTTGTTGAACGGAGACGCGGCGGATTTGCTCCTCTGCAACATTCTGGCTCCGGTGATCGAAGCGTTAGCCCCGCAGTTCACCTCCGTGATCAAGTCCACTGGTCGTGGACTGTTGAGTGGCCTTTTGGTGGATCAGGCACCTCGGTTGATCGAGGTTTTGGCTGAATGTGGCTGGCAGGCAAAGCTAATCGGCGAACAAGGGCGCTGGGGTTTGCTCGAAATCAGCCCCCTTTTTTGA
- the serA gene encoding phosphoglycerate dehydrogenase, translating into MTKVLVSDPIDQAGLDILGQVAQVDERTGLSPEELKSIIGEYDALMIRSGTQVTADVIEAADRLRIIGRAGVGVDNVDVPAATQRGVLVVNSPEGNTIAAAEHALAMLLSVSRHVPQAHGSMRSGAWDRKKYVGNELYKKILGVVGLGKIGSHVARVAKAMGMEVIAFDPFISAERAQQMQVRLTTLESLFQQADYITLHIPRTPDTENLVNAELLRTMKSTARIVNCARGGIVDEPAIAEAIESGVIAGAGLDVFASEPLAQDSPLRAVERGLVLTPHLGASTEEAQENVAVDVAEQIRDVLLGLPARSAVNIPGLSAEIMERLKPHLQLAETLGLLVSQLSGGQIQELEVRLQGEFASHPSQPLVVAALKGLLSTALGDRINYVNASLEAKGRGIHVLEIKDDASRDFAGGSLQLTTRGGQGGHSVTGAVFADGDLRVTSIDEFPVNVPPSRHMLFTRHRDMPGIIGHLGSLLGEHNVNIASMQVGRRIVRGDAVMVLSIDDPIPPALLTTIHGINGIQEAHPVTL; encoded by the coding sequence ATGACAAAAGTTCTCGTTTCAGACCCCATTGATCAGGCGGGGCTCGACATCCTTGGCCAAGTGGCTCAAGTGGATGAGCGCACTGGATTGTCACCGGAAGAGCTCAAATCGATCATTGGTGAATACGACGCCCTAATGATCCGCTCAGGGACCCAGGTCACAGCCGATGTCATTGAGGCTGCTGATCGGTTGCGGATCATCGGCCGTGCAGGCGTGGGGGTCGACAACGTTGATGTGCCAGCGGCTACGCAACGCGGGGTGTTGGTGGTGAATTCACCCGAGGGCAACACGATCGCAGCGGCTGAGCATGCGCTTGCGATGTTGCTATCGGTGTCTCGTCACGTGCCTCAAGCCCATGGTTCGATGCGTTCAGGGGCTTGGGATCGCAAAAAATATGTGGGGAATGAGCTCTATAAAAAAATTCTCGGCGTGGTGGGGTTAGGCAAGATTGGGTCTCATGTTGCTCGCGTCGCAAAAGCGATGGGCATGGAGGTGATCGCCTTTGATCCATTCATCTCTGCAGAACGTGCGCAGCAGATGCAGGTGAGGCTCACCACTCTGGAATCGCTGTTCCAGCAGGCCGATTACATCACGCTCCACATCCCTCGCACACCTGATACTGAAAATTTGGTGAATGCCGAGCTGCTGCGCACGATGAAAAGTACGGCACGGATTGTGAATTGTGCACGTGGTGGAATTGTTGATGAGCCTGCGATCGCGGAAGCCATTGAATCGGGGGTGATCGCCGGGGCAGGTTTGGATGTGTTTGCGTCTGAACCGCTTGCTCAGGACTCACCCCTGCGCGCCGTGGAGCGAGGACTTGTTCTAACCCCTCATCTCGGAGCATCCACGGAAGAGGCTCAAGAAAATGTGGCGGTGGATGTCGCCGAACAAATTCGAGATGTCTTGCTGGGGCTTCCTGCCCGTAGCGCCGTGAATATCCCTGGTCTCAGTGCCGAGATCATGGAGCGTCTCAAGCCCCATCTCCAACTGGCGGAGACCCTCGGTTTGCTGGTGAGCCAACTCAGTGGTGGGCAGATTCAGGAGTTGGAGGTGCGCTTGCAAGGTGAATTCGCCAGCCACCCCTCACAACCTCTTGTGGTCGCTGCTCTTAAGGGTTTGCTGAGCACGGCGTTGGGAGATCGGATTAACTACGTGAATGCATCGCTGGAGGCGAAAGGCCGCGGCATTCATGTGCTGGAAATTAAGGACGATGCCAGTCGCGATTTTGCAGGTGGGTCGCTGCAGCTCACCACGCGCGGTGGTCAGGGAGGTCACAGCGTGACCGGTGCGGTGTTCGCAGACGGTGATTTGCGTGTGACCAGCATTGATGAATTCCCAGTGAATGTTCCGCCGAGTCGTCACATGCTGTTCACCAGGCACCGCGACATGCCTGGCATCATTGGCCACCTTGGCTCTCTTCTTGGAGAGCACAACGTCAACATCGCCTCCATGCAGGTTGGGCGTCGCATCGTTCGTGGTGATGCCGTGATGGTTCTCAGTATTGATGACCCGATTCCGCCTGCTCTCTTGACTACCATCCACGGCATTAACGGCATTCAGGAAGCTCACCCCGTCACGTTGTGA